Proteins from a single region of Primulina tabacum isolate GXHZ01 chromosome 5, ASM2559414v2, whole genome shotgun sequence:
- the LOC142545170 gene encoding protein NONRESPONDING TO OXYLIPINS 2, mitochondrial-like has protein sequence MASCYRSISRPGFNLLKSTFAKPCTRAQSLRSPPSLFSRPWSQMGALQSLLPLHSAISSARLTSCLGADTIGCRSLSQELGICVPR, from the exons ATGGCGTCGTGCTACAGATCCATCTCAAGGCCTGGATTCAACCTTCTCAAATCCACCTTCGCGAAGCCCTGCACCAGAGCTCAATCCTTGCGCTCCCCGCCCTCCCTTTTCTCTAG GCCATGGTCGCAAATGGGAGCTTTACAGTCTCTGTTACCACTCCACTCGGCTATTTCCTCGGCTAGGTTGACTTCTTGCCTGGGTGCTGACACCATTGGCTGCAGATCCTTGTCTCAGG AGCTAGGTATCTGTGTGCCCCGATAA